The genomic window CAAGCTCAACGCCTCGATCAGAGTCGTGATACCTTCCCGCGGGACCTACGGGATATCATGAATTCACACGCAAGGGAATTAGATAGGAAGAACACCATGATTGCAGCCTTACAGCTCCGTATGACATTCCTCGAGGAGAAATTAAAGTCAAAGGAGACGACCGGGCGCAAGGCTGTCGACTATGACCCCAATAAGACCTTCGCACGCATCCCAGAAATTGCAGTTGCGCATTTTGAAGCAATACAAGCAGCTTCACGTTACGAGGAAGCTCACGGTCCCAATCTTTATGATGAGGCGATGGAAATTGCACGAATGGAAAAGGAATCTATGTATATTAATTTCcagctttaattatttaaattgaTTGTCATTTTGTTGAGGAATCGTCGATTGAATGTTGTGGTGTTGATCGCCGGTGAGGGATTTGGGGATGTCGAGACTGGGGTTGTGGCGAGACCTGGGTGCCCCACTCTAATCAGTTCCAAGCAAGGTACAACGCTCAAGCCCAGCTGGTTGTGCTGGGCATCCTCAGCCCTAATGCAACATCACTTGATAGGCGAACCTTGCCAACATTGATCCAAAGTTCCGATTCGCAGCCCAGATAAGCCTAGCACTCGGGCTGTCCTTGGCCAAGCCTTGAGAAATGGCCCTCGGAGATGACTTGCGTGTGGCTGTAGACGGCAATCTCTATAACTCCATGCTCTATGATTGACGCGATACCAATGCACTCTGTACACCATCACTCAACACCCATCTCCTTCAGAATCGCTTTGTACCGCTCTGCCTCTTCCACCATGGCCTCCTCAGTCCTAGGCTTTCTatcttcatcatccaccCTCTTCAGACCGCCCCCAGGCTTGGGCCTTCCCATCTCGCGGTCCCACAGCGCGCCACCTATGTTGCCCTCTTCGCCGGCCATCTTCACGTAGACGGCATCTGGGGCACCCATATCGCCCGGGGTCCGGGGCACAACGTGGACGTGAACATGGGGCACTGTCTGTCCCGCGTCGGCGCCGTCCTGCACCGCGACTGAGAAGCTGCCGGCCTCCGGCTCCGGTGAGGGGAAGTAGGCACGCGCGAGGAGCCGTTGAATGAGCTGCACTGTCGTGAAGAGGTCGGCTGTCTCGGCGGGCGTGAGGTCTGTCAGGCGCTTGTGTGGTGAGTGCGGGCAGACTAGGACATGGCCTGGTATGAGGGGCTTGAGATTGACCAAGGCGAAGGAATGTGGTGTTGTGAAGAAGACCTGGCGTTGTCAGATCAGGCACTCCAGATTCGGGTGAGCCAAGGTCATTGAGCCCATTCAACGCAGAGAAGAGGTCTCAGAGCATAGCTGAGCGAGTATACGGGTTCGACTTACCTGGTTTGTCACCTCGAACGGGCCAAATTTGATGGCTCTCTCGTTTTTCGTCATAATGCTTCTCACAGAGCGGACAGTTGTGAATGACCGAGCTGCCGTCCTCACCCTAGACGCGAGCATGCTCCAATGGAAAGACTTGGAGTCGGGCGTGAAATAATACGAATTCACCCGTTATCAGATAGCTCAATTGATGCAGTGGATTCGTCAGGTCTCGGTGTGGCTGGTTGGTTGCTGTGAGTGAGTGAAGTTGCATAGAAAAGTGTTTATGAGGTCATATTGCCGTTGTCCCGGTAGGAGAATGAGCCCCACATCTTTGGACCAGTTGGCTAACACGACAGCCAACAAGAGGTTGCTACACCTTGGGTAGATACTGTGATGGCTTCATTTACTTGTATTCAATATGTAATACATTACGTCGTGTTCTTGCAACTCCTTGTATCCCGATATCGCCCCAGTTCCGCCAACAGGTATCAATGCGAAACCAGCAACTCCAAACACACAGCAAAGTATAGGTGATATATCGTAtgtattaagaaaagataaCTTAGTTACTGGAACCTAACCTGATCTTCATCGATAGGAACCTGCTCAGCAGCCGTATCGAAAGTTCCAGGGTTGAGTggctccctctcctcctctggctcGTCATGCCATACAACTGGAATCTGTCAGTTATTGCCCGTAAAAGAAAGTAGAACATGGGCTTACCATGGGGTCTGACAAGAAAGCTCGCCAATAGACCAATTCCAAAGATACTTGCCAGCAAGACAAAGATGGCCTTAGGGAAGAAACCAACCGTCGCAGCGTAAAGACCGTTGAACAGAACTGGGCCAAACACCCTCGCCAGAGCATGAAGCATGCCAATGGCTCCGAGCAGCTGGCCTACCCTCTCTGAGGGAACATGCTTGCTGATGATAGCCTGACTTGTAGCACTTCCCAGCCCACCCAAGGCCGTGACCATGCCGCTGGTCACAAAGAATTCTTCCGAGCGGGAGAGGACGTATCCCACTGTTCCCAAGACGTCCGACATGAGAGCGATGCGGAGCAGCCACACATCCAGGTTGTCAGCACCCGAGTTTCTCTCCACCGCGGCGACTCCAGACTCGCGACGAAGTCGAGCCGCTGGACGAATACGGCCAAAGTAGTTGACGAAGGGCAGTAGACCCATGAGGATAAAGACTCTAACCATGGACAGGGCCGAGATAAACAGGGAGCTTTCCAGGTTGCCCCAGTCAAAGCTCAGCTCGGAATACAATATGATGACGGCTCCAGCAGAAATGGGAGCACCGATCATGATGGCATCGTCAGCCGCGAGAGCCACCAAGTTGCGCCGAAGAGCAGGAGATGTACCCGGGCCCTTAGGCCACAGAACTCTCAGGGGCGCAAACGGGTTGGCGGTTCGGATGGTGTGAAGCCAGGATCCCGAGGTTTGTGCTCGCAGCTCCTGCTCCTTATCCCACTTCTCACGAGCTGCCAGCTGCTTCCTCTTGGAGAGGGACTCGGGCACGACGAGCCACACAAAGAGGGCAAACGCTGTGTGGCACCCGAGCACGACGTAGAAGAGATAGACAGAAGTGCCCGTCCACTTGATAAAGAAGCCCGCCAGCAGAGGACCAAAGGCGAGTCCAGCAAAGAGACAGCCTTGAATGAGACCCAAAGCGACGGCCCGGTTGGAGGGTGGTGTGCAATCACTCGTGTAAGAGTAACACATGATGCTTCCTGCGGTGAACGAGCCTGTCAAACCGTCAAAGACGCTGCCGAGGATCATCCACCGATAGCTCACAACCTCGGGGAACTGAGCCGCGAGGACCGTGATCAGCTCAGCTAGGACTCCTCCCACTGAAGCAAAAGCCATGAGACGACCCCTACCGTAACGATCCGACAAGTGACCGATGCGCGGAACGACAATAGCGCTGAGAGAGCCTGTCAAGAGGCTCATGATCAACATGAACGTGGCGACATTCTTCTGAACCTCAGGAATCTTGCACTCAGGGTTGTCGCTCCCAAACTTGCGCTGAGGGTCTGCAAGCAAGGCGGGATTCAAGGTAAAGTCTGGATCATGGGCCTGCTTGTCGGCGAAATATTGCCTACAAACAAGGTCGAGGATTCTTACACGCGGTAAGCAACTTGATCGCGacagcagaagaagcttaCATACAAGTTGAGCTTTGGAATTACAACACCTCCAAAGGCGAGAGTAAAGATGACATATGGGCCGAGTAGCCAAAAGACCTACGAGGTCGGTCAGATAAAAGAGGGTTTTCGCGACAGGCGGTTCGCGCCGGGGCTCAGTACCGACGGTCTACGCCACCAGG from Fusarium falciforme chromosome 2, complete sequence includes these protein-coding regions:
- a CDS encoding MFS domain-containing protein, translated to MTRAKDPAGDATTEATETTRLLATSSIESRDGESVVSSSGSGWDGYKDFEGLPWWRRPSVFWLLGPYVIFTLAFGGVVIPKLNLILDLVCRQYFADKQAHDPDFTLNPALLADPQRKFGSDNPECKIPEVQKNVATFMLIMSLLTGSLSAIVVPRIGHLSDRYGRGRLMAFASVGGVLAELITVLAAQFPEVVSYRWMILGSVFDGLTGSFTAGSIMCYSYTSDCTPPSNRAVALGLIQGCLFAGLAFGPLLAGFFIKWTGTSVYLFYVVLGCHTAFALFVWLVVPESLSKRKQLAAREKWDKEQELRAQTSGSWLHTIRTANPFAPLRVLWPKGPGTSPALRRNLVALAADDAIMIGAPISAGAVIILYSELSFDWGNLESSLFISALSMVRVFILMGLLPFVNYFGRIRPAARLRRESGVAAVERNSGADNLDVWLLRIALMSDVLGTVGYVLSRSEEFFVTSGMVTALGGLGSATSQAIISKHVPSERVGQLLGAIGMLHALARVFGPVLFNGLYAATVGFFPKAIFVLLASIFGIGLLASFLVRPHVVWHDEPEEEREPLNPGTFDTAAEQVPIDEDQVRFQ
- a CDS encoding HIT domain-containing protein — encoded protein: MLASRVRTAARSFTTVRSVRSIMTKNERAIKFGPFEVTNQVFFTTPHSFALVNLKPLIPGHVLVCPHSPHKRLTDLTPAETADLFTTVQLIQRLLARAYFPSPEPEAGSFSVAVQDGADAGQTVPHVHVHVVPRTPGDMGAPDAVYVKMAGEEGNIGGALWDREMGRPKPGGGLKRVDDEDRKPRTEEAMVEEAERYKAILKEMGVE